The Lonchura striata isolate bLonStr1 chromosome 7, bLonStr1.mat, whole genome shotgun sequence genome window below encodes:
- the CEP55 gene encoding centrosomal protein of 55 kDa, which produces MNAIDRIIGKGGLKSGSSRADSGLEKGKREGAAPRKAMEEVATGKGKMTDPERSELLQKILSLEKEKEKYSHLLGEKDREIQNLKDKLRSKIKNSEVSLLQNQLEEKTKEAERREQLLCSLSEEINRLKCNLSAVMAKCSDLENGASSTSQASQEAATNSTEVERQLKDALEKNQQWLLYDQQREAYVRGLLGRIFELEQKAEIASKQESKSNSEGHLQEEKQEYSDQLLLTVKRDPDTERHTINQLRSDLNKLKKMYEEAEGEMMTLNALLQSQRLAEMKTQENENKMKEKALRLKQENENIKEQLREEREKSEDLLCQVQLLRKSLLRQEAEHTRIALLEQQIQTCTTDLENGKLDRQNLKHELNHVLKELRKAKEKITRLEPLELREYGHTESQEDLQAVFDKKLTTHDRSPPLKHSSCLDESFLECPRCKVPYPTSQHRELLAHIDFCTA; this is translated from the exons ATGAACGCCATCGATCGAATTATCGGCAAGGGGGGCCTGAAGTcgggcagctccagagctgaCAGTGGGCTCGAGAAGGGTAAGAGGGAGGGCGCTGCCCCGCGGAAAGCCATGGAGGAAGTGGCCACAGGCAAAGGCAAAATGACGGACCCGGAGAGGAGCgagctcctgcag AAAATACTTTCgcttgagaaagaaaaagaaaaatacagccATCTTCTTGGAGAGAAGGACAGAGAAATCCAAAACCTGAAAGACAAGCTTAGGTCCAAAATCAAGAATAGTGAAGTGTCCTTACTACAAAATCAActagaggaaaaaacaaaggaagcaGAAAGGAGAGAACAGTTACTTTGTTCTCTATCAGAAGAAATTAACAggttaaaatgtaatttatctGCAGTCATGGCAAAATGCTCTGACCTTGAGAATGGAGCCAGTAGTACTTCTCAGGCATCCCAG GAAGCGGCAACCAACAGCACTGAAGTTGAAAGACAATTGAAAGAT GCTCTtgagaaaaatcagcagtggCTACTGTATGACCAGCAACGGGAAGCATATGTCAGGGGATTGCTTGGAAGGATCTTTGAACTGGAACAGAAGGCAGAAATAGCTAGCAAGCAAGAATCTAAATCAAATTCAGAAG GTCATCTGCAAGAGGAAAAGCAAGAATACTCTGACCAGCTGTTACTAACTGTTAAACGTGATCCTGACACTGAAAGACACACTATAAACCAGCTGAGATCTGACCTTAACAAACTTAAGAAGATGTATGAAGAGGCAGAAGGGGAAATGATGACTTTAAATGCCTTATTGCAGTCGCAACGGCTTGCTGAAATGAAGactcaagaaaatgaaaataaaatgaaagagaaagcaCTAAGActaaaacaggaaaatgaaaatatcaaaGAACAGctcagagaagaaagagaaaagtctGAAGATCTTTTATGTCAG GTGCAACTCCTTCGTAAATCATTGCTCAGACAGGAGGCAGAACACACAAGAATAGCTTTGTTGGAACAACAG ATCCAGACATGCACCACAGACTTAGAGAATGGTAAGCTTGATCGCCAGAACTTGAAGCATGAGTTAAACCATGTTCTCAAGGAGCTGCGCAAGGCCAAGGAGAAAATAACCCGTCTGGAACCCCTG GAACTCCGGGAATATGGACATACAGAATCACAGGAAGATTTGCAAGCTGTATTTGACAAGAAGCTGACCACACATGACAGAAGTCCTCCCCTGAAACATTCCAGCTGCCTTGATGAAAGTTTTCTCGAGTGTCCCAGATGTAAAGTGCCATATCCAACGAGCCAGCATAGAGAATTACTAGCACACATTGACTTCTGTACAGCTTGA